The DNA segment GTAAaagctctgaaaagcgccgagatgagacttttaaaatgatgttgaaaaaaaatccattttaattactaaaatgaagtcaaaaaagtttcttttactttttaataacatttttaCGATTATTAGACGGCAAAAATGCGAACTATAATTGATCGTTCGTcataaactgccaattcaattttttctcagctccatcgttctttgcatgccgaggagatTTCTCTcgccgaaaatgctgtcagtcgctgtcaaagcatgctgtcagttattttctcagctgctttctcggtgtatgtagaaacgctctaaCATCAAGCACGCGTCTCTTTAAAACAACTATGAACTGTGAAAGTCGTAGGTAAACGACGCTCCAGTGGGTTGAGGCTTCTCTTGAATTTGGctgagagcgtttctacatacaccgagactgcagctgagagatggctgtgagagaattgacaaccggttcctcacgccggtgtgtgtagaagctccggatatatatatattactAGTTATACTTACattattctacaaaaatattcaATGTATGTAATATTGAATGTAATGCAATATACAAATAACTCCAATAAACACATCACCTATGAACATGTCATGTCACTTATGTTCAAATTTgattgaagattttttttgttatatttttgttgaaatatgGATAGacttatattttaaaacaagatGGCAGATAATCAATGATAATCAATTCTTCCTCCTATCTCTGTAATACCGAGGTTGACATTTCTAATATTTCTTAGCACTATGGAAACCCACAGCACGAACAGTTTTATATAGACGCACAAAAGAGGACAAATAAGTTACATTTTACTATcttatttaaattataatgCTAACCATGGATAATGAAGTAATGCTTCTTTTGAACGGTCACCATAATCGTATGTCACTTCTACACCCTTTTCAATATCTTCTTTGGCAATTAAAACAAGGTGCGGCCGATTATTGATGGGCACGGTTTTGGTAACCAAATTTCCATTCCGGGAATGGTTTACTAACCGTCCGAGCTTTCCACTTTCTGCTGTCGCATCAATACTGCAACGAgaataagattttttttaatgaaaatataaaaatgaataTCAACATACTCATCAGTTTCTCACCAGTGCTGTACGTTCTTGTGCCTGAAGTAGTACATGTAGCATCCTGTACTATCATCCTTAGAATAAACTTGTTctcgttgttttgcttcggcaACACTTATAAGGTCGCCAATATATTCTACTACAAATTCTCCTTTCGCAAAGCTCCTCGTTGTAACGATGCCTCGACCCTTTCCTTCAAAATATTCGATCTACATGAATATATAAACGTGATAGTGTTAGGTGTTTACATACGCATAAATAGTATATTACTTTATATgggatttattatttatttattatttagtaTCTTATTATTAGCGAGTATAATGGTAGCAACGCATAGCTTCCTACACTAAGTTGCAATAGAACGAACAATATAATCAAACATTCGATAGCTTAAAAGTTAATGTTAGGGTcagcaatttaaatttaatatgcGAGTTTCACAGgggttttgaaaaataatggtttaaaaaaaattaataaattaataaataaatataacgTTTGCCATTAGCCGTGTTTTCACAAGGCACATTCTGCTACAAAATGTATGCCAAACAGCCTTTTTCACTGCGGTAGGGGAAGTCTAGCAGCGTTGTGAATCAATTCGAGCAATCCAAATTACGATAATTGACCATTgcaataaaattgtttaaatgacTATAATTGTATTCAATAAAGAATCGTGGTGTGTAGACCCAAAAATATAGGCGAATCTTTTTTTGCACTTGTTTCTAGAAAGGAAGATATTCGCGAACAAAGAAGAGGCTTGTAAAAACGTAACTTATGAAAAAGGAATATTGATGCATGCATTAGTAAGCCATGAAAAATATTGACATCGAAGGCAAAAGATTGAGATGAATCAGCCGTACAACAATCTTTATTCGCCAATCATTTTGTGATCGCAGACAAGGAAGCTTTGTAGGATACAAATATCGTATCCTTCAAAATATTTCGTATAATACGGATTCTTGTTTTAAAGAAATGCACTATATTCGTCCGTTAGAACACTTAGGCCTTGGAAGGAATTGAAAATTATTGTTTAGTTACGATTAAACACGATTTTTCTCTCGGCCTGTCAAAAGATtacaagcaaatatttttagTAATCATCCAGCAATGGATAGCTTCTAATTCTTATTTAACGAGGAAGGATTTATTCTACCAGACGTAAGTCAGATTTTGCATACTTATTTTCTCATTTGTAAGCTTGAAAACAATTTCTGTTTTAAAACACCTGTTCGAACCACCGTCTCCCATGGCAACGGAAAATCGAGCAGAGTTTTGCGAATCTTTATCGTGCATTTTTTGCCATCCGCTATGAGCTGTATGGCACGAATTTTTGCTTGTAGTCTTTTGACAGCTGCAAAGAAAACTGTACTACTACAAGTACAATTGTAATACTGTAATATTTTAGTactttaacatatttttgggaTCGCTGTGCATGGAAAACATTCGTTTTAAGGTTGTTAGTGATTTCCATACGGTAAAAACAAATGTTAATGATAATCTGCGTACGTTTATGGAAGTGTCATTTTCGAATCGATAGAAGAATCGTGTCATGAAAACGCAAACACGTTCGCGAATCGTTTTTAGACGATGGAAGGGTCCGATCCGCCATAAAAAATAGTTCAGTGGAAAGTTACCTAATGTATAGCTGACACTATTGTCCATTGAAGTTATATgattacaggggttttcaggaGTTTGTGGATTTCAGGATAATTTTGTGACAATTTCTTTAATTGGACTCTACGGTATCCTTTTTAAACAGGCactttggaaattcctatCGGATTCCACGAAAgtgcaaaaaagtgaaaaaaatgaGAACCACTGAAAAACGCtgtaaagaaagaaataaatattacATGAACAACTACAACTTTACCTTGAGTCCATCTTCACGCCCTTCCTTAATGGCTCGTTCAATATCACGATCTCGTTCAACTTGTacttctttctttgttttgcgtACACTTCGCCTGATTGGATAATATTCTgtaatttttttgttacatcCAGGTTTAAAATTTGCTGATCCAACAACTATTTTCCGGTTTTGATGtacaatatttttattcagCTCGATCGGAACAGCTGAATCACGAGCAGCATTCGCAACATCATGTAATTGTTCAGGTTTCATTTCTTTAATTTCTTCTGTAGCTGCAACACCATTTTCTGCATCCTTGCTATTAAGTCTTTAGATGGAAAAAAGTTTCAGGATTATTTATCAGAACAagtttaaaacatatttccaAATACCTTTTACGAGTTTTATTGTTGCCAGCCTGTCGTTTGTTACGGCTTTTTCCTGACGAAGAATTATTGAGAAGTCCAGGCGGGCTTTGAAGGTATATGATAGCATTTTTTGTAGGTGAAGGACAAAGAATACGATGCGGGGTGGCCGGTTTCTTTCGATTCTCAGCCTCACCTATCTGCTCAGCACATGCTGACAaatttgtttgattatttgtGAGGGACATAGTAATGGTTCCGTTAGTTCCTGACAGAATAACGCCGCTATCACCGCTATCGCACGAATTATCGTCATCGGTCGATACATTTTCCGCAGTAGTAGTAGAATCAATTTGGGTTACTTGTGTTGGTTTAGACAGATCTAATATATGTTGTTCATTATTGCTCATTGATGATCGTTCTTTCTCATCATTTGTGCCTTTGATGTTCCTGGTCAGAGTAACTTCTTTCCAGAATGAATTTATCTTTGGTTGCGATGGTGTTGTGAAGAGACCAGTTTTTACATCTTGTTGTGTTAAAATAGAATTTTGCACCATACTTAAAGTTCGAGATGAAGGGTTTGATATTTTGGCGAAGTTTAAGTGTAGGACTGGCTCCTgaagaaaaatattgttatttttcgatttttttggaTCTACAAAATTGTTTCTTGTTAGTGTAGCATCTGAAAAACTAATGCTTGCTTCCAAAAGTTGAGCCTCAACAATTTCACAAACGTTTTCATCTGTTATATCTAAGTTGCTCTTTGATTGTACCAGTGTTATAGATTTTTCGGTAATGTtagaatcattttttttttccaaatatttAGATATGTCCGCCATCTTCACGCGGCCGCCACGAAGCTTCATAGGCTCGTCACAAACCGAGGTATTATTTCGCTGTTCAATATTTGCGACAGGATTGTTACTATCTTCATGTGTGTATTTAATATCCTTTCGCTTTGGACTGGCTGTGTCATCATGAACAAgattagcattttttttttcagcattGCGCGTCCGTCGACCTGTAATAATGAAACGGCATAACGTATTAGACAATTGAACAATCAATATTAGAGAACATGTTATTACGGTACTATTTGTGAGTaaacttgcaaaaaaaacgtgCATTAATATCCTCGTGGAAAATGACCATTATTttaagaataaaataaaattggaaaCGGCACTTAATATTTGCAATCGAATGGCGGAATTCAACCATTGGTTGCAAAGCAACCTTGTTAAATGTGTGTAAATATTTAGCGTGTTCGCGAATTACATTACTGTTAAGATGAGTTAGGGAAGAACAACGTAAAGATGTTACTGAATGCGGTGCGTAACGCacttggtggtgtttgataaATTTGTATTACCTTTCAGCATTTTTCCTTAGTACCGTCTAGGAAAAGcctttgtccttttttttttatttgacacGCTTAAACTAAGACAACTTAGCTATGTAAATTTTAGGCAATTAAAAGTGTGtaaaattttacacaaaaataaagctTATTGTCACTTTGCAACGATTCAGTCAACAGGATAAACACAATTCTTTTCATTGAACTACTATGGCTCAGTTCTACCCTTTGATTAAGATACGCGTTGCTAATTGAAGTGGCatcctttcttcttccttttcttttctcagCCAATTGTCACCGTTCTAAGCTGCCTTGGTGCCTCGTCGGATGCACGTTTAATTTAAAGGAATTAATTCTCCAAATCAAGAATCACTCGCCTAACGAAATCAAAATACAGTTATTATATTACACATAAAACCAGCTTCAAGAACAACTATTAGCAAATCTCGATGCAATCAAGAATTCGTCAGGCGGGTCTGTCATACCATTCCATAAACCATATCAAGGTTCACTAAGGTAACAGCTGGATGATTTACGATACATTAAGATCATCAGGTATACAAAAGACGCTTTTCTAgattaggcggcgctctgggaccaatcgaacgagagaAACAGAtacgactctgttcgatatgtacagcaattatccgcagtacgcgatac comes from the Anopheles coluzzii chromosome 2, AcolN3, whole genome shotgun sequence genome and includes:
- the LOC120961174 gene encoding histone-lysine N-methyltransferase PR-Set7, which gives rise to MLKGRRTRNAEKKNANLVHDDTASPKRKDIKYTHEDSNNPVANIEQRNNTSVCDEPMKLRGGRVKMADISKYLEKKNDSNITEKSITLVQSKSNLDITDENVCEIVEAQLLEASISFSDATLTRNNFVDPKKSKNNNIFLQEPVLHLNFAKISNPSSRTLSMVQNSILTQQDVKTGLFTTPSQPKINSFWKEVTLTRNIKGTNDEKERSSMSNNEQHILDLSKPTQVTQIDSTTTAENVSTDDDNSCDSGDSGVILSGTNGTITMSLTNNQTNLSACAEQIGEAENRKKPATPHRILCPSPTKNAIIYLQSPPGLLNNSSSGKSRNKRQAGNNKTRKRLNSKDAENGVAATEEIKEMKPEQLHDVANAARDSAVPIELNKNIVHQNRKIVVGSANFKPGCNKKITEYYPIRRSVRKTKKEVQVERDRDIERAIKEGREDGLKIEYFEGKGRGIVTTRSFAKGEFVVEYIGDLISVAEAKQREQVYSKDDSTGCYMYYFRHKNVQHCIDATAESGKLGRLVNHSRNGNLVTKTVPINNRPHLVLIAKEDIEKGVEVTYDYGDRSKEALLHYPWLAL